In Sulfuracidifex metallicus DSM 6482 = JCM 9184, a single window of DNA contains:
- the trm10 gene encoding tRNA (adenine(9)-N1)-methyltransferase Trm10, whose product MSLAPIMADYLKRIGADNVLIKGIKRYGNSILHSIMINCLVNGFTIKEGNFVGRLYDNELGIEIYTPKREGVTVRYGIKKGEFNLDPIFIPAYPKFVVDMKLWNYLTDEERKDLIRQIGLSISVTRKYFWDGNLVIANQPSCLDFMLNYMFNGFSYKVPREFKLEHNSVVLDPYAEDEIDEDLIRRTKVFIIGGIVDKGKRFDRATEYLTKVSGYQEVKRYRITLRSSIIGVPDRINKILEILMKVIHGSTLEDAIIEEQTSSEKLARAKYEIVKGNKDLSWLKMDDRLVEKLKGE is encoded by the coding sequence ATGAGCCTAGCACCGATTATGGCAGATTATTTGAAGAGAATCGGAGCTGATAACGTGCTCATTAAGGGCATAAAGAGATATGGTAACTCCATCCTTCACAGCATCATGATTAATTGTCTGGTAAACGGTTTCACCATAAAAGAAGGAAATTTCGTTGGAAGGCTCTACGACAACGAACTAGGAATAGAAATATACACGCCTAAAAGGGAAGGAGTTACCGTAAGATATGGAATCAAAAAAGGGGAATTCAACTTAGATCCTATTTTTATTCCTGCATACCCTAAGTTCGTTGTCGACATGAAACTTTGGAACTATCTAACCGATGAGGAGAGGAAGGACTTGATAAGACAAATAGGTCTATCCATTTCTGTTACAAGAAAATATTTCTGGGACGGAAACTTGGTTATAGCAAATCAACCATCTTGTCTGGATTTTATGTTGAATTACATGTTTAATGGCTTCTCCTACAAGGTTCCCAGGGAATTTAAGTTAGAGCATAACTCAGTAGTTCTGGATCCTTATGCTGAAGACGAAATAGATGAAGATTTGATTAGAAGAACGAAGGTCTTTATAATAGGCGGTATTGTAGACAAGGGAAAGAGGTTCGACCGGGCAACCGAGTACTTAACAAAGGTTTCAGGTTACCAAGAAGTGAAGAGATACAGAATAACGTTGAGGTCTTCTATAATAGGAGTTCCTGATAGGATAAATAAAATTCTAGAAATCCTCATGAAGGTAATTCACGGATCTACCCTTGAGGACGCTATAATAGAAGAACAGACTAGCTCCGAGAAATTGGCTAGAGCTAAATATGAAATCGTCAAAGGAAATAAGGACTTAAGTTGGTTGAAGATGGATGATAGACTTGTCGAGAAGCTCAAAGGAGAATAA
- a CDS encoding VWA domain-containing protein, with amino-acid sequence MVVSVKLTQSYTVANVNKPTESGVVVYIIPESAVTLTNTHFIIAVDNSPSMKNDNKLDTAMQAAQNFLATLPPGNLVTLMYFANHPHIIYQGPTGQPITIERKFEGTTRLHEALREIIRISSQNNMATKVILLTDGQSVDKTNVKDYKALQFPPYVQLICLGVGRDYNEKILKTLADMTGGLFYHVEDPNSLPMFFESQKSRSTAAYNLELDTPREFTPLNYNPPIRIPIVENMVAVYGTILVPPGKDPYTAKFVVKYIEPADGKEREVTKFITFNRGDEQEVMASVNDRVQAEIKYYRLLREYEQSLMNGNTESTRILQSLQEAAEQTRREDLIESTRKLSGDFKTDLSEITRKMRSQ; translated from the coding sequence TTGGTAGTTTCAGTTAAACTGACTCAATCTTACACAGTCGCTAACGTGAATAAACCTACAGAGTCTGGCGTTGTAGTTTATATAATACCGGAGTCTGCAGTTACGCTCACTAATACCCACTTCATAATTGCGGTGGACAACAGTCCTTCCATGAAGAACGACAACAAGCTAGATACTGCAATGCAGGCTGCACAGAACTTCCTGGCAACTTTGCCGCCAGGGAACCTCGTTACATTAATGTACTTTGCAAATCATCCACATATAATATATCAAGGACCCACGGGACAACCTATCACGATTGAGAGAAAATTTGAGGGGACAACAAGGCTTCACGAGGCGTTAAGGGAAATCATAAGAATATCGTCACAGAACAACATGGCCACTAAGGTGATTCTATTAACAGATGGACAATCGGTTGACAAGACCAACGTTAAAGATTACAAGGCACTTCAATTTCCCCCCTATGTTCAATTAATCTGTTTAGGAGTTGGAAGGGATTACAACGAGAAAATATTAAAGACATTAGCTGACATGACCGGAGGACTATTCTATCATGTGGAGGATCCAAATTCCCTTCCTATGTTCTTCGAGAGTCAGAAATCTAGAAGCACAGCAGCTTACAACTTGGAACTTGATACACCCAGAGAATTCACTCCTCTTAACTACAATCCACCAATTAGGATTCCTATAGTCGAAAACATGGTAGCGGTATACGGGACTATTTTAGTTCCTCCTGGGAAAGATCCATACACCGCTAAATTCGTAGTTAAATACATTGAGCCTGCTGATGGAAAAGAGAGGGAGGTGACTAAATTCATTACATTCAACAGAGGAGACGAGCAAGAAGTAATGGCATCTGTTAACGACAGAGTACAAGCCGAAATCAAGTACTATAGACTCTTAAGGGAATACGAACAATCGTTGATGAACGGAAATACAGAGTCAACGCGTATACTACAATCACTTCAGGAGGCAGCAGAACAGACTAGGAGGGAAGACTTAATTGAAAGCACTAGAAAGCTAAGCGGTGACTTTAAGACCGATCTGTCTGAAATTACAAGAAAAATGAGGTCACAATAA
- a CDS encoding VWA domain-containing protein, with the protein MTLSMRVETSHKYSFSSPLRYMFKVMLVPERMGTARGFHYIVLLDTSGSMTGYKMDVAKQGASALLSRIPEGNKVTFITFSDSVKVIKEAVDPQSVEDLSSITASGQTALYTALLTANKIARSHEMPSYVLLLTDGNPTDQTNTEVYSAIQFFKDLQIIAFGIGDDYNEVLLKTLADKTNGLFYHISDPNEIAEKLPKKAVTEIAAKNVIVDLITEGSGTKLLNYSSLPVKVNAVENVVKVLGETEMPANYSGTFLTVKVQYEDPATGKQEAVMTPIEVKPAKDQQTFMAGVNNDLISEYRYYELLNKYAKQIQGEELVEATRTLTQLNQVAQQTRRIELIETTRRLSNELETTKRLGSTEQTRRLSKEVTSEVTRKLREG; encoded by the coding sequence ATGACCCTATCTATGAGAGTAGAAACTAGCCATAAGTACTCTTTTTCATCTCCTTTGAGGTACATGTTCAAGGTAATGTTAGTACCAGAGAGAATGGGTACGGCCAGAGGTTTCCATTACATAGTCCTCTTGGATACAAGCGGATCTATGACGGGATACAAGATGGACGTAGCTAAACAAGGTGCTTCTGCTCTCCTCTCTAGAATACCTGAGGGGAACAAAGTTACTTTCATTACGTTCTCCGATAGCGTTAAGGTAATAAAGGAGGCTGTGGATCCGCAATCTGTCGAAGATCTTTCATCAATAACTGCATCAGGTCAAACGGCGCTCTACACTGCTCTGTTGACTGCAAACAAGATAGCTAGATCTCATGAGATGCCAAGCTACGTTCTTTTACTGACCGATGGAAATCCAACCGATCAAACTAACACTGAAGTTTACTCAGCAATACAGTTCTTCAAAGACCTTCAAATAATAGCCTTTGGGATAGGAGATGACTACAACGAGGTCTTGTTGAAGACACTGGCAGATAAGACAAACGGTCTGTTCTATCATATATCCGATCCAAACGAGATAGCGGAGAAGCTTCCAAAGAAGGCAGTTACGGAGATAGCCGCAAAGAACGTTATAGTGGATTTGATCACTGAGGGTTCTGGAACCAAGCTCCTTAATTACTCGTCTCTTCCCGTTAAGGTGAACGCTGTAGAAAACGTTGTGAAGGTTCTAGGAGAAACCGAAATGCCCGCTAACTATAGCGGAACTTTCTTAACTGTGAAGGTTCAATACGAGGATCCAGCAACAGGTAAGCAAGAAGCCGTCATGACGCCCATCGAAGTTAAACCTGCAAAGGATCAGCAGACATTCATGGCCGGTGTAAACAACGACTTAATCTCTGAGTATCGTTATTACGAGCTCTTGAACAAGTATGCTAAGCAGATCCAAGGAGAGGAATTGGTAGAAGCTACGAGGACTTTGACACAGCTAAATCAGGTTGCACAACAGACCAGGAGAATAGAGCTAATCGAAACTACCAGGAGGCTATCGAACGAACTTGAAACTACAAAGAGGTTAGGTTCAACTGAGCAAACCAGGAGGTTATCAAAAGAGGTTACCAGTGAGGTTACCAGGAAGTTGAGAGAGGGGTAA
- a CDS encoding metallophosphoesterase: MEVLRAPTEEEVKASKFLSEHKEEQEQAYQAIRDIISNKETLNKILEDSNSLFKEQQAYLGEINTDKKIVFVGDTHGAFDVTLYTLMKFLRDDTVGKIVFLGDYVDRGPESLENLILILREALAEKEKGNEGKLVILRGNHESPITNYHYGFVNELSKKVPEYPYERFVEMFSNMPYAITVNGYFCVHGGLAKDMNSDSLSPLLKDVKNLNSLPKGDQEPSDPVAMQLLWNDPRDCIDGFLPNVRGEGTFYFGRNVVEDFLASNNLKGIIRAHEVKDGYSWEMDGKVITVFSSRYHQMSAGVLIMDENKSFHVLKILGENE; the protein is encoded by the coding sequence ATGGAAGTGCTCCGTGCCCCCACAGAGGAGGAAGTTAAGGCATCTAAATTTCTATCCGAACACAAGGAAGAACAGGAACAAGCCTATCAAGCAATAAGGGATATAATTTCTAACAAAGAAACCTTGAATAAGATACTTGAAGACTCCAACTCTCTATTTAAGGAACAGCAAGCATATTTGGGGGAAATAAACACAGACAAGAAAATAGTGTTCGTAGGAGATACGCACGGGGCCTTCGATGTAACTCTTTATACCCTCATGAAATTCCTTCGGGATGATACTGTAGGTAAGATCGTATTCTTGGGAGATTACGTAGATAGGGGACCTGAAAGCTTAGAGAACTTAATACTTATTTTGAGGGAGGCTTTAGCAGAGAAAGAGAAGGGAAATGAAGGAAAATTGGTAATATTGAGGGGAAATCATGAGAGTCCCATAACTAACTATCACTACGGTTTTGTAAACGAGTTATCTAAAAAGGTTCCCGAATATCCTTACGAGAGGTTTGTTGAGATGTTTTCCAACATGCCTTATGCAATTACAGTTAATGGGTACTTCTGCGTGCACGGAGGACTCGCGAAGGACATGAATAGCGATTCTTTGTCTCCTTTATTGAAAGATGTTAAGAACCTTAATTCCTTACCTAAGGGAGACCAAGAACCGTCAGATCCAGTGGCTATGCAATTGCTCTGGAACGATCCTAGAGACTGCATTGATGGTTTCCTTCCTAACGTAAGGGGGGAGGGCACTTTCTACTTTGGCAGGAACGTGGTTGAAGATTTCCTTGCCTCAAATAATCTAAAGGGTATAATAAGGGCACATGAAGTAAAGGATGGATACTCGTGGGAAATGGATGGCAAAGTTATAACCGTTTTTTCTAGCAGGTATCACCAAATGTCAGCAGGTGTGTTAATAATGGACGAGAACAAAAGTTTCCACGTATTGAAAATTCTAGGTGAGAATGAATGA
- a CDS encoding FHA domain-containing protein produces the protein MTWKCPFCGNENLDDANFCTRCGAKKPDSLTPSASIPEAQTAPENETQMAPETQSPEQPTSPQPEQVVEQAQPVTQDTPQESSQPAEAVINEPPTVPTNATQQEVQLQQPVEQKQGRFYLQFINTPNPQFNKTKIPLEFDVFPSISLGRSPENVIVIPDPEVSRKHAIISYEGGKLEIEDLNSTNGTYIYDGKMFQPVKGKAEIGPNSVLKLANNTVIKVVKE, from the coding sequence ATGACATGGAAATGCCCATTTTGCGGGAATGAAAATTTAGACGATGCTAATTTTTGTACAAGATGTGGAGCAAAGAAACCTGACTCTTTGACTCCATCTGCATCTATACCTGAAGCTCAAACAGCTCCTGAAAACGAAACCCAAATGGCTCCCGAAACTCAGAGTCCAGAACAACCAACCTCACCTCAGCCAGAACAAGTCGTGGAGCAGGCTCAACCAGTAACGCAGGATACACCCCAAGAGTCAAGCCAGCCAGCCGAAGCAGTCATAAATGAGCCACCTACAGTTCCAACAAACGCAACCCAACAGGAGGTACAGCTTCAACAGCCAGTGGAACAGAAGCAAGGCAGGTTCTATTTACAGTTCATAAACACTCCAAATCCACAATTTAACAAAACAAAGATACCTCTAGAGTTTGACGTATTTCCATCTATCTCATTGGGCAGAAGCCCTGAAAACGTGATAGTAATACCTGACCCAGAGGTCTCAAGGAAGCATGCAATTATCTCGTATGAAGGAGGAAAGCTCGAGATAGAGGATCTCAACAGTACCAATGGAACTTACATATATGATGGTAAGATGTTCCAGCCAGTGAAAGGTAAAGCAGAGATTGGTCCTAACTCCGTGTTGAAACTTGCCAACAACACTGTGATAAAAGTAGTGAAGGAGTAA
- a CDS encoding NifB/NifX family molybdenum-iron cluster-binding protein, with protein MVKVAIPVTDGKVSGPGEAETVKIFEVAGEPKLLEEYPNPALKAMAARGAHMLKSALDRGVQVFIVAEMGPPGVRLIQGKAKAYIANEGTPVEEALKLLNEGKLQEIVKPTHDHPRTH; from the coding sequence ATGGTAAAGGTAGCTATACCCGTAACCGATGGAAAGGTATCTGGACCAGGAGAAGCTGAAACCGTGAAGATATTCGAAGTGGCTGGGGAACCAAAACTTTTGGAAGAGTATCCTAACCCTGCTCTTAAAGCTATGGCAGCCAGAGGAGCCCATATGCTTAAGTCCGCTCTGGATAGGGGCGTGCAAGTTTTTATAGTAGCGGAAATGGGACCACCAGGAGTACGGCTAATTCAAGGAAAGGCTAAGGCATACATAGCAAATGAAGGGACTCCTGTAGAAGAGGCACTGAAACTTCTTAACGAAGGTAAACTTCAAGAAATAGTCAAACCTACGCATGACCATCCAAGGACTCATTGA